The following coding sequences lie in one Rhodohalobacter barkolensis genomic window:
- a CDS encoding ribonuclease E inhibitor RraB, with protein sequence MDPIITNINREILEFIEQLDSDPDVERIITFWFYSNSEENIYRLAHHLQELSMKIGYCGKSCSDTHKYILISIKRLRPKIEMMNNLCTYFNEIAGRYDVAYDGWETQVEP encoded by the coding sequence ATGGACCCAATAATAACAAACATAAACAGAGAGATACTGGAGTTTATCGAACAGCTGGATTCTGATCCGGATGTCGAACGGATTATAACTTTCTGGTTCTATTCAAATTCAGAAGAAAATATCTATCGCTTGGCTCACCATCTGCAGGAGTTGAGTATGAAGATCGGATATTGCGGAAAGTCATGTAGCGATACACACAAATACATTCTGATTTCCATAAAGCGATTACGTCCAAAAATCGAAATGATGAACAATCTCTGTACATATTTCAATGAAATCGCCGGCCGTTACGATGTAGCCTACGACGGCTGGGAGACACAGGTGGAACCATGA
- a CDS encoding HNH endonuclease domain-containing protein, which translates to MNTQILTAILSKDSKDSTYKYALLRAMVQCVTDQNPHKGKAENGWISYPFGLLVYYWILYYYPIFSSDIFIPQKNGESPKLKQGNTIAIRREFNTVIKFYLDKGGLPQFRFDLIHGGIPEPIHRDVILLLRKLQQKIKNMPMKHLGFYEFGKHYSLVNFNTETIKTPSYYGLIQEAGQFYILPELHHLLDEIGPLIIGQDSIIDGWAEFTSQASLRVEGIDPIPKEKILTVLTKAVQVPRDITQVKKILRGTDSDKIRCIWTGVRLSNKYHIDHAVPFSLWQNNNLWNLVPVKSSINLSKSDRIPSPKLINESSDRIKEVWKLYAGKFGKQFEQEIYEGLGTGLDNNMDDAIHALMNKSEYLIEKRGFQKFEPK; encoded by the coding sequence TTGAATACGCAGATTCTTACGGCTATTCTTTCTAAAGACAGCAAGGACTCTACTTACAAGTATGCTCTGCTGCGTGCAATGGTGCAGTGTGTTACGGATCAAAATCCCCATAAAGGAAAAGCCGAAAATGGTTGGATATCATATCCTTTTGGTCTTCTGGTTTACTACTGGATTCTCTATTACTACCCGATCTTCTCCTCTGATATTTTCATTCCACAAAAAAATGGGGAAAGCCCCAAACTCAAACAGGGCAATACGATCGCTATTCGCCGGGAATTTAATACGGTGATTAAATTTTACCTAGACAAAGGCGGCCTACCCCAATTTAGGTTTGATTTGATCCATGGAGGGATACCAGAACCGATTCATCGTGATGTCATCCTATTATTAAGAAAGCTTCAGCAAAAAATTAAAAACATGCCCATGAAGCATCTCGGTTTTTATGAGTTTGGAAAGCATTATAGTCTGGTGAATTTCAACACTGAAACCATCAAAACGCCATCTTATTACGGACTGATTCAGGAAGCCGGTCAATTTTATATTCTGCCTGAACTCCATCATCTTTTGGATGAAATTGGCCCTTTGATTATCGGACAGGATTCGATTATTGATGGATGGGCGGAGTTTACATCGCAGGCCTCCCTGCGGGTTGAGGGAATTGATCCGATCCCAAAAGAGAAAATCCTAACGGTACTGACGAAGGCGGTGCAGGTACCGAGGGATATTACCCAAGTGAAAAAAATCCTTAGAGGAACAGACAGCGACAAGATTCGTTGTATCTGGACGGGTGTTCGTTTGTCCAACAAATATCATATCGATCATGCCGTTCCGTTTAGTTTGTGGCAGAACAACAATTTGTGGAATCTTGTGCCGGTTAAATCCTCAATCAACCTGAGCAAAAGTGACAGGATACCTTCACCAAAACTTATCAATGAAAGCTCAGACAGGATTAAGGAAGTCTGGAAGCTCTATGCCGGGAAATTCGGCAAGCAGTTTGAACAGGAGATTTACGAAGGGCTTGGCACCGGGCTTGATAATAATATGGATGACGCGATTCATGCATTGATGAACAAAAGTGAATATCTAATTGAGAAGCGTGGATTTCAGAAATTTGAACCGAAATAA
- a CDS encoding HIT family protein produces MRSSVFSKIPVTEWLHNNEHFFIVKDKYPVSEGHLLIVSKKLCPDFFGLTTEEKAELPAMITQAKSLIEKHHSPDGYNIGINCGEAAGQTVFHFHCHVIPRYEGDMENPKGGIRNVIPGMGDY; encoded by the coding sequence ATGAGATCATCCGTCTTTTCAAAAATACCGGTAACAGAATGGCTCCATAACAATGAGCACTTCTTCATCGTGAAGGACAAATATCCCGTAAGCGAAGGACATCTTTTGATTGTGTCGAAAAAACTTTGCCCTGATTTTTTTGGTCTTACTACTGAGGAAAAAGCAGAGCTTCCGGCAATGATCACACAGGCAAAATCACTGATTGAAAAGCATCATAGCCCGGACGGTTATAATATTGGCATAAACTGCGGAGAAGCGGCCGGTCAAACGGTTTTCCATTTTCATTGCCACGTGATTCCGCGATATGAAGGAGATATGGAAAATCCAAAGGGTGGTATTAGAAATGTAATTCCGGGGATGGGGGATTATTGA
- a CDS encoding HNH endonuclease, with product MDFTRGNLALKNHLENGKRVFLFEYVKKGYVRFETELELLDVDFFTTHDRKGKQREAIKFFFKRAGVDLNLPKLDDSFRTYTEPLFVQEFDLPDTTERKGLVTSRVGQGAYRKSILHRWRYKCAVTKFDDPRILIASHIVPWKNSTDEERLDVDNGILLSPTYDALFDRHLITFDEKGKILLSDQIMRDSFLKIGVNGNEKLQRLHDGNKVYLRKHQEQFQSSTY from the coding sequence ATGGACTTTACGAGAGGTAATTTAGCCCTCAAAAACCACCTCGAAAATGGTAAACGAGTTTTTTTATTTGAGTATGTTAAAAAAGGTTACGTTCGTTTTGAAACAGAACTTGAACTACTCGATGTGGATTTTTTTACCACACATGATAGAAAAGGAAAACAAAGGGAAGCTATTAAGTTCTTTTTCAAAAGAGCAGGAGTAGATCTAAATCTTCCTAAATTGGATGATAGTTTTAGAACTTATACTGAGCCGTTATTCGTACAAGAGTTTGATTTACCTGATACAACTGAACGTAAAGGACTAGTGACAAGTAGAGTAGGGCAAGGGGCTTACCGCAAAAGCATACTTCACAGATGGAGATACAAGTGCGCAGTTACAAAATTTGATGATCCTAGAATATTAATTGCTTCGCATATCGTGCCATGGAAAAATTCGACTGATGAAGAGCGTTTGGATGTTGATAATGGAATTCTCTTATCCCCAACTTATGATGCTTTATTTGATAGACATTTGATTACGTTCGACGAAAAAGGTAAGATTTTATTATCTGATCAAATAATGAGAGACTCTTTTCTGAAAATTGGTGTTAACGGAAATGAAAAATTGCAGAGATTACATGACGGTAACAAGGTTTATTTGAGAAAGCACCAAGAACAGTTTCAGTCTAGTACTTATTGA
- a CDS encoding ATP-grasp domain-containing protein: MILLDKPYVSDFLQHTILENGYPALALSSKEELNLGGRLPLMNSEEAKDIIKRNEFPKVYTNSENSIDWIEKNLQKTKLPDIIDLFKDKVRFRRFLNKYYPDYFFEEIKLEDLLTVDASGYPFPVVLKPKVGFLSVGVHKIYSVEEWNKKVRKVENEIEKVSRLYPASVLNAGAFIVEKYIEGDEYAFDAYFGSNGEPVVLNIFKHFFSSEDDVSDRVYLSSGEIINKKLRPFTEFLDMLGNSADLKNVPLHVEVRITKDGKLFPIEVNPMRFGGWCTTADSTYLSYGFNSIEYFFNQQKPDWKTILSGRDDKLYSIIVLDNTTGYEPDEIKSFDYDQLLQHFEHPIELRKMNVADYHMFGFLFCETDRSNFREIEYILKSDLNEFIKV; this comes from the coding sequence ATGATACTTCTTGACAAACCTTACGTTTCCGATTTCCTTCAACATACGATCCTGGAAAACGGCTATCCGGCATTAGCACTTTCATCGAAAGAGGAATTGAATCTGGGCGGCAGGTTGCCTCTCATGAATAGTGAAGAAGCAAAGGACATTATTAAGAGGAACGAGTTTCCCAAGGTTTACACAAATTCGGAAAACTCCATTGATTGGATCGAAAAAAATCTGCAAAAAACGAAACTCCCCGATATCATTGATCTCTTTAAAGACAAAGTACGCTTCCGCCGCTTTTTGAATAAATATTATCCGGACTACTTTTTTGAAGAAATTAAACTGGAGGATCTCCTTACAGTGGATGCTTCCGGTTATCCATTTCCTGTAGTATTAAAACCAAAGGTCGGTTTCTTAAGCGTGGGCGTTCATAAGATTTATTCGGTTGAAGAGTGGAATAAAAAAGTACGAAAGGTTGAGAACGAAATTGAAAAAGTAAGCAGATTATATCCGGCTTCTGTTTTAAATGCCGGGGCTTTTATTGTTGAAAAATACATTGAAGGGGATGAATATGCATTTGATGCGTATTTCGGCAGCAACGGTGAACCGGTGGTATTGAATATTTTCAAACATTTTTTTTCAAGTGAGGATGATGTTAGCGATAGAGTTTATCTCTCTTCGGGCGAAATAATCAATAAAAAATTACGACCATTCACGGAGTTTCTTGACATGCTTGGCAATTCTGCCGATTTGAAAAACGTCCCCCTTCACGTTGAAGTAAGAATTACAAAAGACGGAAAACTCTTTCCTATAGAAGTTAATCCAATGCGATTCGGTGGCTGGTGTACTACGGCAGACTCAACGTATCTTTCGTATGGTTTTAATTCCATTGAATATTTCTTCAACCAGCAAAAGCCGGATTGGAAAACCATTTTAAGCGGCAGGGACGACAAACTTTACAGCATCATAGTATTAGACAATACAACCGGGTATGAACCGGACGAAATAAAATCATTTGACTACGATCAGCTGCTTCAACATTTCGAACATCCCATTGAGCTGAGGAAAATGAACGTTGCGGACTATCATATGTTCGGTTTTCTCTTTTGCGAAACGGATAGATCTAATTTTAGAGAAATTGAATACATCCTAAAATCAGATTTGAATGAATTTATAAAGGTATAA
- a CDS encoding CIA30 family protein, whose product MPTTTTSILLTSLLFAMLFPGFGAELKSSDTEKNDTEQVLIDFSDTSVAAWRIVNDSVMGGISRSTLELHPDGYALFRGTVSLENNGGFASVRTRAQTPVDLSGFEGLSVHVLGDGKIYSLRLRTVKNGRLTRYSYEARFATTAGEWETHEMAYSDFKPVFRGNAVRGNPELNPDAILEIGFMIQDGQEGPFRLGVQRLSVY is encoded by the coding sequence TTGCCTACTACTACAACATCCATCCTTTTAACCAGTTTGTTATTTGCTATGCTCTTTCCAGGTTTTGGGGCAGAGCTAAAGAGTTCTGATACTGAAAAGAACGATACAGAACAGGTCCTAATAGATTTCAGTGACACATCGGTGGCCGCTTGGCGGATTGTAAATGACAGCGTAATGGGAGGGATTTCAAGAAGCACACTTGAGCTGCATCCAGACGGATATGCCCTGTTCAGGGGCACGGTATCCCTGGAGAATAATGGTGGATTTGCATCAGTCCGCACACGGGCACAAACACCGGTGGACCTGTCAGGCTTTGAGGGATTGTCTGTTCACGTGTTGGGGGATGGAAAAATATACAGCTTGAGGCTCAGAACCGTAAAAAACGGACGGCTGACGCGCTACTCCTACGAGGCGCGTTTTGCGACCACGGCAGGGGAGTGGGAGACTCACGAAATGGCATATAGCGATTTCAAGCCGGTATTTAGAGGGAATGCAGTTCGCGGCAATCCGGAGTTGAACCCGGATGCGATTCTGGAGATCGGGTTTATGATTCAGGATGGACAAGAGGGTCCTTTTCGTCTGGGGGTGCAAAGGCTGAGCGTGTATTAA